Within Winogradskyella helgolandensis, the genomic segment GTGAAATCTGGAGTAAGAGAGCTTTTAATCGCGGCAGCTTTTTTAATTGTTTTCAGTATTTCATTTTTAATGGAGTACGTTGGATTAAGTCCGGCTTTGGGAGCATTTTTAGGTGGAGTCGTATTGTCAAACAGTGAGTTTAAACACGAATTAGAAAGCACCTTAGAGCCCTTTAAAAATTTAATGCTAGGTTTATTCTTTTTAGCTGTCGGTGCGTCCATTAACTTTATTGTCATTGCGAATAGCCCCTTAACTATTGGCGGTATATTGCTTGCTGTAATTACCATAAAAGCATTGGTGTTATTTATTACAGGACTTATTTTTAAACTAAAAATTGATCAAAACTTAATATTAACTTTCAGTTTATCGCAAATCGGAGAATTTGCTTTTGTCGTATTATCGTTTGCGTTTCAATCTCAAATTTTAGAACAAGAGCATTTGGATATTATGTTGGTGATTACGGCATTAACCATGGCAATTACACCAATTATAGGGATGATTAATGAACGTTTATTATTACCTAAAATAGGGACTAAAGAATCTGTTGAAAGACCAATGGATACCGATCACAGAAAATCTGAAAAAATTATACTCGTAGGTTTTGGAAGTTTTGGAAATACGATTGGTCGTTTTTTAAGATCACATGATGTACATGCAACGATTTTAGATCATGACTCCAACCGTGTCGATTTTCTAAGAAAAATGGGATTTGAAGTGTATTATGGAGATGCCACACGTCTCGATTTACTAGAAGCCGCAGGCATTGCGAATGCCAAAATTTTAATCTGCGCAATTGATAATCCTGATGCGACCAAACAAATAACGCGCATTGTAAAAGAGAAATATCCACATGTAGAACTCATGATTAGAGCCAGAAATAGGTATGAGGCCTACGATTTAGTGAATTTAGGTATGGACAATATCTATAGAGAAACTTTAGAAACATCCTTAACAATGGCTAGCGATGTACTTGCTAAAGTTGGTTTTAAAAAGGAAACCTTGAAAAAACAAGTAGAGAGTTTCATTAAATATGACGAAGAAAGTTTAAGACGCTTAGCAGGTGAACCTAATAGAGGCGACAACTATATTTTTAAAGCTAAACAAGAGTTAGAACAGCAGGAAAAGTTTCTAAATGAAGAATTTAAGAAAGGTGTGATAGACTAAACTATTTAATTACGATGCCTTTAAAAAATGTTAAGAGAAATTACTTCAAAAACTTTGTAAATAGGACGCCATAAAAACGACTACATTGTTATAAATTTACGTTTCTAACCCAAATGTTATAACTGAATATTTTATGATCCCTAAACCTGTAGCATATTCTATATTAGATTTAGCCTTAGTCTCTGAAAATCACAGTCTAAAACAAACCTTTAATAATGCCTTAAAATTAGCACAACATGCTGAAGATTATGGTTATAAACGCTATTGGTTAGCAGAACATCATAATGCAGAAAATATAGCAAGTACAGCAACTTCGGTATTAATTGGTTATGTCGCAGATGGCACAAAGTCAATTAAAGTGGGTTCTGGTGGTATTATGTTACCTAACCATTCTCCTTTAATTATCGCCGAACAATTCGGTACATTAGGAACCTTATATCCCAACCGTATTGATTTAGGTTTAGGAAGAGCTCCAGGGACAGACAAAGAAACAGCCGAAGCCATTCGAACAGATTTTATGCAAGCGGCTCAGTCGTTTCCGAAGGAAGTTGAGAAAATACAAACCTACTTTTCTATAGAGAATGAAGATGCACAAGTTAGGGCTACGGTTGCGGAAGGAGTAGAGGTGCCAATTTATATTTTAGGATCTAGCACAGATAGTGCACATTTGGCAGCAAAAAAAGGATTGCCTTATGCCTTTGCAAGTCATTTTGCAACAACTCATTTATGGGATGCAATGGCAATTTATCGCAAAGAATTTCAACCCTCAGAAGCTTTAGAAAAACCATATGTAATGGCTGGGGTTAATATCATTATAGCCGAAACCGATGAAGAAGCCGATCGCTTAGCCACCTCATTAATACGTATGATTGTGGGCATTTTTACAGGCAGACGTGCAAAAGTACAACCTCCAACAGACATGACGGAAGACTTAAGAGATATTATGCGAAATCCGCAAGTCCACCAAATGTTGAAGTATTCTTTTATTGGGAGTAAATCTAAAGTGAAAGCGCAGGTTAAAGAATTTTTAGAACAAACCAAAGCAGACGAACTTATTGCAGTGACACATTTATATGATATAAACGATAGAATTCGGTCTTATAAATTGTTTGCCGAAATTATGGATGAGTTAAATTAAAAATGACGCACAAAAAAACTCCTAGTATAACATATAATAGGAGTTCATTAAAAAATATTATTTAAGCGTATTATCTCGTAGTGTCTGCACTAGATTTCTTAAATTTATAAGTAATTCCAAAGTTAATCCCGAATGAAGAATACGGTACTTTTACAGCTAATTCCTTAGAGGAATCCGTATTATCACTAGGCAATTCATCCACATAAGTGGTCGTTTTATTAGTGCCTTCGGGTAAGTTATCTAAAGAATAAAAGCCAGAAACCGCCACTGAGCCGTCTGGTCTTATAATGCTAGTATCAAATTCTACGATTTCAGAATCTTTACGTTTCAAACTAATACCATAATATTCCGCTTCAGCAAAAACACTAAAATTAGCGCTTATAGGATATTCATAACCAATAGCAGCTACAAATCCTAAAGGGAATTGACCGTGGTAGTCTTCTACAAAATTCGTTTCAAAACTAGAACCAGAAGGAATATCAGTCCCATAAGCTGCTGATAATCCTGCAGCTTGCTCATCAGACATTACCATATTTTGATAGGCAACAGCTTCCGTTTTTCCACCTAACTTTACTAAGGCACCTAAACGGCCATATACATTATTGTTAAATTTGTAAACTAAAGATACAGCAGCACCAAAAGCACGCGCTCTGGCAACAGCATCTACCTCAACACCTGGTAGATTAATTTCGGATACGGTTTGATCGGAGCCATGTAAATACCCTAAACTTAAATCGGCACCAAAAGTATCATTAAAGAAGTACGTTCCTCTTATTTGAGTATTTAGACCTTCACCGTAACTACCATAGGTGTTTTCGGTTTGATTTACAGATTGTATTTCACCAATTTTCATTCCAGCACTACCTACGGCATAACCACCACTGGCAGAAACTTGAAATTGTGCATAAGTCGTTGTACATAGCATTAATGCTAAAAGTACTGTAATTGAATGTTTCATAATTGAAGATTTTTTGTTGAAATAATTGAAGATTTGGACTTCAAGATATAATGACTACAAAGGTACTTTATTAATTTTTTTTTTGATGTTAAGCTTAACTTAATTATTCATATTGTTTAAATTATTTATTTATGCATAACCTCGTATCTGTATAAGGACTAGAAGTGTTAAATCAGTTGAATGACGACCAATTGTTCCTTATCTTATAATCTAAGCGAGCACTCGTATAAATTAAGAAATTGAATCACTTTATGTGATAACACTGAAAAACCAATTAAATACTAATTAAATAATTTTTTTGAAATACCTTATCATATACCTCTTTACTAAACATATAAAGTTGTGCTGGCTTTTTAGACACTCCAACTTGCTTTTCGTCTAAGGCAATAATGTATTTTTTATTAATCAATTTGCGTCTAAAATTCCGATTATCAATGTCTATTCCCAATATCGATTGATACAAATCTTGTACCTCATTTATAGTAAATTTATCGGGAAGCAATTCAAATATAATAGGCTCAGATAAACACTTTGCTTTTAAGTCTTCATAAGCTTCTAGTATAATTTGTTTATGATCAAATCCCAACTCAGGCAACGCATCTACAGGAAACCATTGCGCTTGTGAGGTATTGTTTTTTAAATCGACTTCTTCGGTTTTTAATAAAAAATAATAGGCGATTGTTGTAGTTCTTTCATGAAATTCAGCATTTTTTATCCAAATCAAATCTTTAGGGTTTAGTAATCGATCCGGATTACCAAAGGCTTTAAATTGCTTTTTATATTGACCTGTTAAACCGGTTAATTCTTTTAAGACGCGTGTGGCAGTGTCATCTAAAGTTTCATTAGTATAAACATGGTAGCCTGTTAAAACATAGTCATCAACTAAAACCTCTTGTTTAGTTTCAGATTCTAGGAAGCGTTTAATCAATAATACATTCAAAGATTTAGTACTTATATCATATCCAAATACAACACAATCAACTGATATATTCAATATTAATTCTGGTTTCATAAGCTCATTAAATTAAAAATAACACTTTGTTTTATGAACATCTAATATATAAAAAATAATATTAAACGTCATATTTACACTAATAGCTCAAGGCTTTAATGATGCCAAAATTAGCATTATAATTATCAATATAGCATACATAACGAATAAATTAACATACATTTTTTCGTTTTAATTTGGATTTTATAATTTTTTTGCAATACATTTGAAAAATAAACGTAATAATGACGTTTGTAAATAGTGCAAAAATATAATTCTGAAACATACAGAATGATGAATAATTTCAAGGAGGATAATTCAAAACTTATTGTAGTGACAAATAGCTAAAGATTAATTTCAATTAAAACATAAATCATGGACGCAACTAATAACTTTCAGCAGTTCGAAAACTTAGAAGACGAACAGCTACCAATTGCAAAACATAAATTACACAATTGGACGCATTTTGCTGGTATATACGCTGCTGAGCATGTCGCAGCAACTGAGTTTGTTATTGGTGCAACCTTTGTAGCATTAGGCGCAACAACCAAAGATATTATATTAGGCTTGCTGATTGGAAATATATTAGCCGTTCTAAGCTGGACCTTAATAACATCTCCCATTGCAGTTGAAACACGATTAAGCTTATACACATACCTCAATAAAATTGCTGGCGATTCCATGACCAAGCTATACAATTGGGCTAATGTCATCATCTTTACAGTGATATCTGCGGCTATGATAACTGTATCAGCCACAGCAGTTCGGTTTGCATTTAATATTCCTCCGCAATTAAATTGGTATCCAACCAATTCTTGGTTTGTGCTCATTGTGCTAATTGTAGGAAGCGTTGTCGTATCCATTGCTATTTACGGTTTTAAAGCTGTTTCTGAGTTTGCAGGAATTTGTGCTCCATGGTTATTTGTCATGTTTACTTGTGGCGCTTTTGTGCTGTTACCGGCCTTATCATTAGAAGTATTAGGGAAAACCATTCCTAGTGGATGGAACGATCTTATGAGCTTAGGTGACCAATCCATTTGGACAGGAGTGAATAGCGACGGTGAGCCTGGTATCGGCTTAGCTGAAGTCATTGGCTTTGCTTGGGCTGCGAATACCATTACACACTTTGGACTTATAGACATGGCGTTGTTTCGCTTTGCTAAAAAGAAATCGTACGGACTAACAACAGGTACAGGGATGATGTTTGGTCATTATGTCGCTTGGATTTCTGCCGGAATTATGGGAGCTGGTGCCGCCGTAATCATCGGGAAATCTATCGTAGAACTAGACCCAGGTGATGTGGCTTTTTATGCGCTCGGATGGTCAGGTTTTGTAATCGTTATTGTTGCAGGTTGGACCACAGCGGTGGCAAATCTCTATAGAGCGGGTTTGGCAGCGCAGGCAATTTTTAAAAATAAGTCGCGTAAAAAAACAACGATAGCCGTCGGTTTAGTGACTATGGCAGTGGCTTGTTTTCCTTTCGTGTTCTCTCAAATATTACCCTTACTTACTTATGCTGGCCTATTAGTAGTCCCTGTTGGAGCGATTGTCTTTGCAGAACACCAAATATTCCCTCGTATTGGTTACACACGCTATTGGTTACATTACCGCCAATTAACCGTGAGCAAGCCTGCAATCGCTTCTTGGGCACTCGGTCTTGTGTTCGGTTTTGGACTAAACGCATTAGATGTGATGTCCTTCTTTTACCTGTTTATACCAACGTGGATTTTCACTATCATCGTTTATACATTTTTAGCCGGAAAATACGGTGCTAAAGACACATATCCAGAAGCTGAAGAAAAAGAAAGAATACGCAACATAAACATCTCAAAATTTCAAGACCAAAAAGCAGAAGCAGAGCAGGTCATTATTAAAGACACCTCAGTATTCACTAAAGTATTAAGAAGCATTTCTTTATTAGTATTGCTCATCACAGTAGCCTTAGCTTGTAATGTTTTATTTGGTAGTGCAGACGAAGAGATATACACACAAAACAGAGAGGTATTTTATAAATATGCCTTCATCTGTACATTAACATATTTTGTTACGGCCTATTGGGCACTTAAACGTGGAAAAATCAAAAACACTTAAACATCATGGAAAACGTAATCAAACTTAATCAAAAGAATTTAGCAGAAATCGCAAAGCGAATGCCTTGTCCAACGTATGATAGAAGTAACCTAAAAACAGGGATTGTACACGTGGGTATTGGCGGATTTCATAGAGCGCATGAAGCTTTTTATACGGATGAATTATTACACAATGAATCTATTAAAGATTGGGGAATCTGTGGTGTGGCTTTATTAGATTTTGACACCAAAATATACAACACCTTAAAAGAACAAGACGGCTTATATACCTTAATCATTAAAGAACTCGATGGTACGCTTACCAAACGTGTTATTGGAGCGATAACAGAATGCTTATTTGCTCCTGAAGACCCCATCAAAGTCATTGAAAAAATGGCGAGTCCAGAGGTGAAAATTATATCATTAACCATTACAGAAGGGGGTTACAATTATAATGAAGCAACAAAAGAATTCGATTTTAGCAATCCATTAATCCAGCATGATTTAGAACAGCCTAAAGCTCCAAAAACAATTTTTGGCTATCTCACCCAAGCCTTAAAACTGAGAAAAGAACGTGGATTAAAAGGCTGTACCATCCAATCTTGCGATAATATTCAAGGTAACGGACACATGACCAAAAGAATGTTGCTTAGTTATGTGACAACTGCTGAACCTGAATTAGTCTCATGGATCGAAGCCAACGTTTCGTTTCCTAATGCGATGGTCGATAGAATTACACCTGCAACATCAACTTTAGATATTGAATTATTAAAAGAAACATCAGGTATCGATGATGCCTGGCCAGTCGTTTGCGAACCATTTAAACAATGGGTGATTGAAGACGATTTTATAGCAGGACGACCAGCTTGGGAAACCGTTGGTGCTCAATTTGTAGACGATGTAGTGCCTTACGAAAAAATGAAATTAACCCTACTTAATGCAGGCCATTCTGTATTGGGAATTCTTGGAGCATTATATGGCTACTCCACCATAGATGAAGCGGTTGGAAATGCCGATATTAGCTCGTTTTTAAGAATCTATATGGGCAACGAAGTCACACCAACTTTAGGTAATTTAGAAGGTGTGAACTTAAAAAATTATAAATTCTCTTTAATACAACGCTTTGGAAATACCTATATAAAAGATCAAATTGATCGTATTTGTTCACAGAGTTCTGCTAAGATTCCCATATTTATTTTGCCGACTATCAATGCTCAATTACAGACAAAGGGCGCTATAGAGCATGCCGCATTCATAATCGCTGCCTTTGCCATTTATAGTGTTGGTGTCAATGAATTTGGAACACAACTCATCATTAAAGACGCTATGGAACCTATTTTAAACCAAAAAGCTATCGCATCCAGATCAAACCCTGAAGCCTTTCTAGAAATAGAAGTCATATTCGGAACACTGAAAGGCAACCCAACCTTTGTAAAGGCTTATAACAATGCCTATCAAAATATTATGAGTAATGGTATTGAAAAATCAGTTAAGGATATTAATAGTAATGTTTTAAACGAAATTTAAATGAAAAATATAGTTTGTTTTGGCGAGGTGTTATGGGATGTGTTCCCAACCCATAAAAAAATTGGCGGTGCACCTTTAAACGTGGCGTTACGCTTGCAATCCTTGGGCAACAAGGTTTCTATAATTAGTAGCATAGGAACAGACAAAAAAGGAAAAAAAATTAAGACATATGTTCAAGATCATGGCGTAAATACGGATAATCTGCAAATTGACGAGACCTTTAAAACAGGAAAAGTTAAAGTGATGCTCAATCAAAAAGGGTCAGCATCCTATAATATTATGTATCCAAGAGCATGGGACAATATTCAGTTAACAGCAGGTGCTAAGAAAACAACAGAACTAGCTGATGCCTTTGTTTATGGGAGTTTAATAGCTAGAGATGATACATCAAGACACACCTTATATGAACTCTTAAAAGTGGCGAAATATAAAATTTTCGATGTCAATCTAAGAGAACCTTATTATACCATTGAGGTTTTAAATCATTTAATGAAGGAAGCCGATTTTATTAAATTCAATGACGACGAAATCTTTGAAATTGGAGAAAAGTTAAACTCTAAAACTAACGGCTTAGAGGAAAATATGCAATTCATTGCTCAACATACCAATACAAAAACCATTTGTGTCACTAAAGGGCGTCATGGTGCTATTTTGTATTATAATGATACGTTTTATTACAATAGTGGTTACCATATCGATGTGGTAGATACCGTAGGTGCTGGCGACTCGTTTTTAGCCTCCTTAATTAGTAAATTGATTACTGATGAAAACCCTCAAAAAGCCATAAACTTTGCCTGTGCCCTTGGTGCACTTGTTGCTGGTAGTGAGGGGGCAAACCCAAAAATATCCCAAGAAGATATCGCAAAATTTATGAACCCTAAATAGTACGTTTTGTGATAAATAGTTGATTAATAGCAATTCAATTATTAAAAGCTTTAAGGTGTTTCTTAAAGCTTTTTTCTTTTTTATAAGAGCACTAAAAGCCGTAGTTTTATCGGCATGTATCCAACCCATCCCTAAATAATACATCACAAAGCATGTTGTCTCTTCGAGGGCTTCACGATAGGAAATGAGCATGATAAGTAAATAATAAAGCCAGATGAATACGATTCATCTGGCTTTTTAAATGTATAAAGTAAAACGTACTATTATTTAGACATAACGCGTTTTACAATAGTGCCTTCACTAGTTATAAAGCGTATAAATAGGATCTTATTATTTTGAGACACGGTCGATAAATCAACGGTGATAACCGAATTGTCATCGTCTTTACTAACCGTATGTGTTAGGCGTTTTAATAAACGGCCGCTAATATCAACGACTTCAATAGTGGCATTAGCATCTAGAGTAGTGCTGTATTTTAAATTCAACGTCCCATTAAACGGAACAGGGTAAGTTTCTAATTCAAAATTGCTTCTGTAAAAAGGGCCTGATGCCGCAGAGCCATCACAGGCATCTCCTAAACCATTCCCATCAGAATCCGTCTGATCAGGATTATAAGCATAAATACAGTTATCTACACAATCCGCAACACCATCACCATCAGTATCTGTAAAACCTTCGTCTATAACACCATCTCCATTATTATCAATGCCATCACAAACTTCTTCTATTTCTGGTTCATCACAAACATCTCCAATACCATTGCCATCTAAATCGGCTTGATCTGCATTAGCAACTTCAGGACAATTATCTACACAATCCGCAACACCATCTCCATCAGTGTCCGCAAAGCCTTCATCTATAACACCGTCTCCGTTGTTATCAATACCATCACAAACTTCTTCGATTTCTACTTCATCACAAACATCACCAATACCATTACCATCTAAATCGGCTTGATCGGCATTAGCAACTTCAGGACAGTTATCTACACAATCCGCAACACCATCACCATCAGTGTCCGCAAAGCCTTCGTCTATGACACCATCTCCATTATTATCAATGCCATCACAAACTTCTTCTATTTCTGGTTCATCACATACATCACCAATACCATTGCCATCTAAATCGGCTTGATCTGCATTAGCAACTTCAGGACAGTTATCTACACAATCCGCAACGCCATCTCCATCAATGTCCGCAAAACCTTCGTCTATGACACCATCTCCATTATTATCAATACCATCACAAATTTCTTCTATTTCTGCTTCGTCACAAACATCTCCAATACCATTGCCATCTAAATCGGCTTGATCGGCATTAGCAACTTCAGGACAGTTATCTACACAATCCGCAACACCATCACCATCAGTGTCCGCAAAGCCTTCGTCTATAACACCATCTCCATTATTATCAATGCCATCACAAACTTCTTCTATTTCTGGTTCATCACATACATCACCAATACCATTGCCATCTAAATCGGCTTGATCTGCATTAGCAACTTCAGGACAATTATCTACACAATCCGCAACACCATCTCCATCAGTGTCTGCAAAGCCTTCATCTATAACACCGTCTCCGTTGTTATCAATACCATCACAAAGTTCTTCAGAGCTTGTTGGTGGAAAATCTATAGTGGCATCAAATAAATAAGGGTGAACTTCTCCTGAGTTCTGCTCAAAAGCTTCCACAATAATTTGCCCATCAATATTAAAATTACTTCGATTATTAAATTGAGCGTTTGGCGCATAGATAGTACCATAAATTTGTGCGCCTCCTGTGTAGTTAAGCGTTGAGCTTACATCTGCAAAATTGTACAAAATATAAGGGGCATACGATAAAGGGCCTCCTACAATATTTGGCCAACTGTGTAACGTAACCACATCCGAATCTGAACTAACAGCGGTAATATTAACAATAAATGGAGTTGTTTCTGAAGGCACTAAGCCATTAAACTTGATTTCACTAAAACCATTAAATTCATCAACAGTCAAATTAATAACGTTAGTAGCATTCGGTATTAAATCAACCCATAATTTACCTTGACTAAATTCATTAGAATTCCAAGAGACATTGGTAGATAGTGTACTTAAATAATCTGAAACCGCAGTAAACTGGTTAAATGCCGCTGTAAAATCTATTTGAGGATCTGCAGCAATAGAAGTAGAGGACTGTGGAGTGGAAAGGGCGATGCTTGGCGTACTATCAAAATGACCTCCTAATGGTGTAATTCGTGTATTGCTAATTACATTGTTTTGGTCTACTTCAAAAATAGTACTTGTTGATAAATCGCCTATCTTAATATAATTGTTTTCTAAAACTTGTAGCCGACCAGAAACATAATTGACTTTACCGTTTACGACCAATGCGGTCGGTTGTGAATCTCCATTATAATAAGTGTTGCCACCAAAGATATTCAGCGTACCATCTAATGTTAAATTGCCTCCAACGGCCCAAGAGCCTTCAGATTCTGTTTTAATAGCAATGGCATCACCAGAGGTAAATACATTAAAATTTGTGGCTGCTGCTGTGGGATTTACGGGGTCAGACTGTGCGTTTAGAGGAGTGCTAACATTGAAAAACGAATAGCAAACAACGAAACTAAATAGTAGTTTTTTAATTTCCATAAAATATTATTTGTAGGTTAAGTATAACAAAAATAACATTTTAAGCATCAATTACGTGTCGTTCATCGAAAAGTGACCTGTAGTTCATCGAATAGTAGGGCTTTCTTCAAATGGAACATACTAAAACAGATTGTTTTTAATCTAGAGCTTCACCGCAGCTGATGTCTCCTTCTTAAAATGATAAAAAAGTAAGGCGCCTATCACAGCTATGGTAAAGCTCAAATAACTGAGAAGGGAGTTTTCAATACCAAAGCTTTCCGAACTTAAGCCCAAAACAATACTCGGAACTCCAAATCCTAAGTAACCATATAATAAGTAACCGGACACAACTCTAGGCTTTTCTTTAGGATTCAGTTCAGAGACTCCTTTAAGGGTTCCAAAATAGCCAAAACCATAGGCCACCATACCCACAATAGCGCAACCAGCCAGTACAAATGGTAAATAACCATTGAGACTACCATAGGTTAAAGATGTAAAACCAATGGGTAATAAAATATAAGAAATAGTCATACAATGTCGCACCGAAAAACGTTTGGCAATCGGCAGGAATAAAGCTCCTGTACCGTTAATTAAAAATAAAGACAAACCGCTCCAACCTCCCAAATCAAACTTTGATATTTGTGTGGGTATAATCGAAATCACAACTCCAGTCGCAGCCCAAAATAAAGCCACGGAAATATTATACTTAAGCGCTCCCTTGGGAAATAAAGGAAGTTTTATCATTTTTTTCTTAACATCAAACTTAGACTCTGGCAATGTCATGGAGATCAATAACCAAACAACAGAAGCCACAAGCACAACCCAATAGGTAAGCGGTACTAAAGTGGTATAATAAGCCAAGTAAATTCCTGTGAATAAAGCACCACTCCCAAAGCCTAAAGCGGTAGATAAAGCTACAATATTAGAAGATTTAGTCGCCTTATGCGTGGTAAACAAATCCGAAAGAAAACTACTGCCTGTTGCAATAGACAAAGCCACGGCACAACCCACTAACACGCGTGAGACAAACAACACATACAAATTAGGATAAAGACTAATAATTAAAACGGAAAGCGTAGAGAGTAACAGCGCTATAATAAGCACTTTTTTCTTACCTATTTTATCCGAAAGTCCTCCAAAAAGTAAAGCTGTAGGCAAAAGCCCTCCGATATAAGAGGCAAAAGCAAAACCGACCATGCCCACGCCAAAATGTTCATTTTCGGTATAGATTCTAAATAGTGGCATTTCTAAATTAACTGAGGCAGTAATTAAAAAGAGGACACCTGTAATAATGGCAATATGTTTTTTAGAAGACGACATGCATACTCAAAAGAATTAGTAATATTACAAGCGCTAAAATTAGGTTTTAATTAATGGTTAAAATAGCAGTTCGTTGTATTTAACACCAACGGCAATATCACCAACCATCACAAAGGCTACCTCACGTCGTACAGATCTTACACCTCTGGCCAAGGCAGACCTGGTGGAGCAACGCCACACATGTTAGTCAACTCGGGCAATGTCTATGCCATTGCGCACAATTGTGGAGGCAACGATATAAGCAAAGAAAGGTAGTACCCAAACCCCAACTAAAACCATCTCATGCAATAGTAATAAACCGCAATTTAGCCGTCGCATTTTTTTAATAAATGTGTATCGAGTATC encodes:
- a CDS encoding carbohydrate kinase family protein produces the protein MKNIVCFGEVLWDVFPTHKKIGGAPLNVALRLQSLGNKVSIISSIGTDKKGKKIKTYVQDHGVNTDNLQIDETFKTGKVKVMLNQKGSASYNIMYPRAWDNIQLTAGAKKTTELADAFVYGSLIARDDTSRHTLYELLKVAKYKIFDVNLREPYYTIEVLNHLMKEADFIKFNDDEIFEIGEKLNSKTNGLEENMQFIAQHTNTKTICVTKGRHGAILYYNDTFYYNSGYHIDVVDTVGAGDSFLASLISKLITDENPQKAINFACALGALVAGSEGANPKISQEDIAKFMNPK
- a CDS encoding collagen-binding domain-containing protein, whose protein sequence is MEIKKLLFSFVVCYSFFNVSTPLNAQSDPVNPTAAATNFNVFTSGDAIAIKTESEGSWAVGGNLTLDGTLNIFGGNTYYNGDSQPTALVVNGKVNYVSGRLQVLENNYIKIGDLSTSTIFEVDQNNVISNTRITPLGGHFDSTPSIALSTPQSSTSIAADPQIDFTAAFNQFTAVSDYLSTLSTNVSWNSNEFSQGKLWVDLIPNATNVINLTVDEFNGFSEIKFNGLVPSETTPFIVNITAVSSDSDVVTLHSWPNIVGGPLSYAPYILYNFADVSSTLNYTGGAQIYGTIYAPNAQFNNRSNFNIDGQIIVEAFEQNSGEVHPYLFDATIDFPPTSSEELCDGIDNNGDGVIDEGFADTDGDGVADCVDNCPEVANADQADLDGNGIGDVCDEPEIEEVCDGIDNNGDGVIDEGFADTDGDGVADCVDNCPEVANADQADLDGNGIGDVCDEAEIEEICDGIDNNGDGVIDEGFADIDGDGVADCVDNCPEVANADQADLDGNGIGDVCDEPEIEEVCDGIDNNGDGVIDEGFADTDGDGVADCVDNCPEVANADQADLDGNGIGDVCDEVEIEEVCDGIDNNGDGVIDEGFADTDGDGVADCVDNCPEVANADQADLDGNGIGDVCDEPEIEEVCDGIDNNGDGVIDEGFTDTDGDGVADCVDNCIYAYNPDQTDSDGNGLGDACDGSAASGPFYRSNFELETYPVPFNGTLNLKYSTTLDANATIEVVDISGRLLKRLTHTVSKDDDNSVITVDLSTVSQNNKILFIRFITSEGTIVKRVMSK
- a CDS encoding MFS transporter translates to MSSSKKHIAIITGVLFLITASVNLEMPLFRIYTENEHFGVGMVGFAFASYIGGLLPTALLFGGLSDKIGKKKVLIIALLLSTLSVLIISLYPNLYVLFVSRVLVGCAVALSIATGSSFLSDLFTTHKATKSSNIVALSTALGFGSGALFTGIYLAYYTTLVPLTYWVVLVASVVWLLISMTLPESKFDVKKKMIKLPLFPKGALKYNISVALFWAATGVVISIIPTQISKFDLGGWSGLSLFLINGTGALFLPIAKRFSVRHCMTISYILLPIGFTSLTYGSLNGYLPFVLAGCAIVGMVAYGFGYFGTLKGVSELNPKEKPRVVSGYLLYGYLGFGVPSIVLGLSSESFGIENSLLSYLSFTIAVIGALLFYHFKKETSAAVKL